The Maniola jurtina chromosome 1, ilManJurt1.1, whole genome shotgun sequence genome has a window encoding:
- the LOC123864126 gene encoding ATP synthase mitochondrial F1 complex assembly factor 2: MNINFKMLNFTRLTTKNNLSKQCSNWFRFRSYATQKRFYRRTDIVQNEKKWEITLDHRRLKTPNGQVLMVNAEPLARAIAAEWDAQRDYISQPTMHLTALCNTALDNPGKLNSHDIASYLLDFIATDTLLFYSEQEKLRALQEEKWDPVLEWFCKRFGVKQEVSKNLELPPVTTETRAILARYFLSYDFAALNAMCFGVEALKSPMLMLACVDRYIEPKDAVLLARLEEEFQLSHWGRVPWAHELNQAELTARVAAALLVIHSSSERHSAAVKKSQDKSV; this comes from the exons ATGaatataaactttaaaatgttaaattttacTCGGTTAACAACCAAAAATAACCTCTCAAAACAATGTTCAAATTGGTTTAGATTTCGAAGTTATg CAACGCAAAAACGATTTTACCGGCGGACCGACATTGTACAGAATGAAAAGAAATGGGAGATAACCTTAGACCACCGCAGACTGAAGACTCCTAATGGTCAAGTATTGATGGTCAACGCAGAGCCACTAGCACGGGCTATAGCCGCTGAGTGGGATGCCCAGCGTGATTATATATCACAGCCAACAATGCATTTG ACAGCATTGTGTAACACAGCTTTAGACAATCCGGGTAAACTCAACTCTCACGACATAGCAAGCTATTTACTTGATTTCATTGCTACAGACACCTTGCTCTTTTATTCGGAG CAAGAAAAATTAAGAGCACTTCAAGAGGAAAAATGGGATCCTGTGTTGGAATGGTTTTGCAAGAGATTTGGAGTGAAACAGGAAGTTTCCAAGAATTTAGAGCTTCCGCCAGTCACCACAGAGACCAGAGCAATCCTAGCAAGATATTTTCTGTCATATGACTTTGCTGCTTTAAATG CCATGTGCTTTGGCGTGGAAGCGCTGAAGTCCCCAATGCTCATGTTGGCATGTGTGGATCGATACATCGAGCCAAAAGATGCTGTCCTGTTGGCCAGACTAGAGGAAGAGTTCCAG CTGTCGCACTGGGGGCGGGTGCCGTGGGCGCACGAGCTCAACCAGGCGGAGCTGACGGCGCGCGTGGCGGCCGCGCTGCTCGTCATACACAGCTCCAGCGAGCGGCACTCCGCCGCAGTGAAGAAATCACAGGACAAAAGCGTATAG
- the LOC123864166 gene encoding repressor of RNA polymerase III transcription MAF1 homolog produces the protein MKLLESGHLEALSSALSILNGDSAVQGRVESYSCKMAGGEKAFYKRFTADGETTHNLQALSPPEGVPYSRSLSGDEEGVLCDTISRKTLFYLIATLNAAFPDYDFSMAKSSEFSAEPSLSWVQGAVDAALSAVGGMRWRQLRPALWAAIEEEVALPECRIYSYNPDLASDPFGEPGCLWTFNYFFYNKKLKRIVFFTCRAMSPVCADSGVDFAMDEDEEYN, from the exons ATGAAACTCTTAGAAAGTGGGCATCTCGAAGCGCTGAGCAGCGCCCTGTCTATCCTGAATGGAGACAGCGCTGTGCAAGGCCGAGTGGAGAGCTACAGTTGCAAAATGGCAGGCGGCGAGAAAGCTTTCTACAAGCGCTTCACAGCAGATGGAGAAACCACTCACAATCTTCAGGCTTTATCGCCTCCGGAAGGTGTTCCATATAG CCGAAGCCTGTCAGGCGATGAAGAGGGAGTGCTCTGCGATACAATATCTcggaaaactttattttatttgattgccACACTGAATGCTGCCTTTCCAGATTATGATTTTTCAATGGCAAAG AGCAGTGAGTTTAGTGCAGAACCATCACTGAGTTGGGTGCAAGGTGCGGTGGACGCAGCACTGTCTGCTGTGGGTGGGATGCGGTGGCGACAACTCCGACCAGCCCTGTGGGCCGCCATAGAGGAGGAAGTGGCACTGCCAGAGTGCCGAATATACAGCTACAACCCAGACTTGGCCAGCGATCCCTTTGGGGAGCCAGGTTGCCTCTGGACATTCAATTACTTCTTTTACAACAAGAAGCTGAAACGAATTGTTTTCTTTACATGTCGAGCAATGAG CCCTGTTTGTGCTGATTCTGGAGTGGACTTTGCTATGGATGAAGATGAGGAGtacaactaa